The following are from one region of the Carassius gibelio isolate Cgi1373 ecotype wild population from Czech Republic chromosome A13, carGib1.2-hapl.c, whole genome shotgun sequence genome:
- the LOC128026288 gene encoding jeltraxin, protein MKRVASYVFFIALCGLALSLEPKKDRKCLREKVITFLELTTSNWAKLHPNESMDLSAVTVCLRFYTEQATPSPCLFSLATPSHPQDFSLRWSGDSKHYQMFIHNTQVEFKGLTFNMNQWNSVCATWDSKSGLAQMFVNEVASIKKVVGTKVSFKGMPVITLGQYQTQYDGGFLQPSIFTGFISDVHVHGQVLTTRQIKTYMGAKSKYKLGDYINWHNLMYTIAGSAQVEEKSHVTFYTKEEQQ, encoded by the coding sequence TAGAGccaaagaaagacagaaaatgtTTGAGGGAGAAGGTCATCACATTCCTAGAGCTGACCACCAGCAACTGGGCGAAGCTCCATCCGAATGAATCCATGGATCTGTCTGCAGTCACCGTGTGTTTGCGATTTTACACTGAACAAGCGACTCCCAGCCCATGTCTTTTTTCTCTGGCTACACCGTCCCACCCTCAAGACTTTTCTTTACGTTGGTCAGGTGACAGCAAACATTACCAGATGTTTATTCACAACACCCAGGTTGAATTCAAAGGGTTGACGTTCAACATGAATCAGTGGAACTCAGTGTGTGCGACCTGGGATTCCAAAAGTGGTCTTGCACAGATGTTTGTGAATGAAGTAGCTAGCATTAAGAAGGTGGTGGGCACTAAAGTATCTTTCAAAGGAATGCCTGTCATCACACTTGGCCAGTATCAGACCCAATATGATGGAGGGTTCCTCCAACCCTCTATCTTCACAGGTTTCATATCAGATGTGCATGTGCATGGACAAGTCCTGACCACCCGTCAGATTAAGACCTACATGGGGGCAAAGAGCAAATACAAACTTGGTGATTACATTAACTGGCACAATCTGATGTACACCATTGCTGGGTCTGCACAAGTGGAAGAAAAGAGTCATGTAACATTCTATACCAAAGAAGAGCAGCAATAG